Proteins encoded by one window of Torulaspora delbrueckii CBS 1146 chromosome 2, complete genome:
- the RPM2 gene encoding ribonuclease P (similar to Saccharomyces cerevisiae RPM2 (YML091C); ancestral locus Anc_8.865) gives MAFKSFKYKFYSKGYHCSAAQKSSTSFFDSSYQYLRQNQGLVNLDTAIPQANVPHLSPYPVLGANVNFNIVDDVLLQEVDVVITEDLSDSHDNDEQQQLRRHRSNSIALTSQSASASAMMRRKSMGEIGRPLFPQMHKDVVIDRTLSRRYYSNATISGSTVVNKREQIVQIPKLEPVEQVIEQVVSPWEEDTEPCLNHETFLATQVAEIERCYAKGDYNMINSLYQALKRNGIVPPVNVYFKVLESLAKRDLDKDDLDYKMSELLTCYQDMIVSKLKPSDEIYNTVLGCLFKGSILAYKTNNPNGLDFYKIASELFQAIDNQHRHPKFSKELLDQALLGMNLYPGHVSLQNALEIVNWSPLYTKDSFYYLAFISYAKLTNDKIMIKKLYEEYRISLVSDISLKKGEFEVYSMVISGLVETGEVELAIKLLDRIMIDVREQNGLAANVSLILSNFLISVSKIDPHRAYKLWFKFHQIKWIPEFSYEFYLVLMANSFQDWNLTKKIYDCILPMKQSFKKDRNKLSDYLLHPMGVESVMSSLLDYALQLKDNEVIMKILEESVIKGFRVNAGVYSYVFSYLKEIRCPDDYLLRLVESHGSALRDDKAYADSFEFLNALIEHFPSQVILKKVTEMEFFADLCRNLNVADSKSVNFGGLIGCMTSLWGSPQTIDKYAKNIEIHAILLTKLLDFEAYCIVMGNEMLIDFRDKLVDRFKKLATNYKRLNLDPNQVPGVVSQVVKMVDVPEEVTSFYTHPGDWDKTYALALGGAIRNSTRTGIKEFRRLQSEGYCFDFDTYKELIHQRTIDGEIISKSLELCPSKEELQYLANAIVVKCFNQSLEEYVLKHPLFKEKLLPSLKDESLLRLAKNTPSISEWANAVEFPQRFKSIAVQAEFKTSIQYAYERLYHQKSYSEILHFNKVCPALNMEILLKSCIRSGEYELYQQLFDKFRDSLGPIALDIQSEFLINNYKVDEAVNLIKSASVKTPHKTLDIYTFALFLQSFSKNITYYESPENTLQFANILSSQSSFSGMLALFDVVSHSELFNFDSNVKFMVKKEILEQMLNNLHDASALVDTSREEVKKAFAKKLQSYFRFRAFMKMPQLSKEDIGQLLTIWSRTEPFNVDTFFNNMVETICLNPNGRNLYLECDMTFQFEGKDILDFNDTLKKFYQSEKDDENVAKVEKFTTLTTELLKI, from the coding sequence AtggctttcaaatctttcaagtaCAAGTTTTATTCCAAAGGATATCATTGTTCTGCTGCGCAGAAGTCTTCGACTTCGTTTTTTGACAGTTCGTACCAGTATTTGAGACAAAATCAGGGCCTGGTGAACCTCGATACGGCTATTCCACAGGCCAATGTACCACATTTGAGTCCCTACCCTGTACTGGGAGCCAATGTGAACTTTAATATAGTGGATGATGTCCTTTTACAAGAGGTAGATGTTGTTATAACGGAGGATTTGAGTGATTCGCATGATAACGATGAACAACAGCAATTGAGACGTCATAGATCGAATTCCATAGCTTTAACGAGTCAGTCCGCGTCTGCTAGTGCTATGATGAGGAGGAAAAGTATGGGTGAGATTGGAAGACCGCTTTTCCCACAAATGCATAAGGATGTTGTGATAGATCGGACGTTATCTCGTAGGTATTATTCCAATGCTACAATTAGTGGGTCGACAGTGGTGAATAAGAGAGAGCAGATCGTACAGATACCGAAATTGGAACCTGTTGAGCAAGTGATCGAGCAAGTGGTCTCACCTTGGGAAGAAGATACAGAGCCTTGTTTGAACCACGAGACTTTCCTTGCTACACAGGTCGCGGAGATCGAACGCTGTTATGCAAAGGGTGACTATAATATGATCAATTCACTGTATCAGGCGCTTAAGCGTAACGGTATCGTACCACCAGTCAACGTATACTTCAAAGTGCTTGAGTCGCTAGCGAAGCGTGATTTGGACAAGGATGACCTCGATTATAAGATGTCTGAATTGCTTACTTGTTATCAAGACATGATTGTTAGCAAGCTCAAACCCTCGGATGAGATTTATAACACTGTGCTAGGGtgtcttttcaaaggatCTATCCTCGCTTACAAGACTAATAATCCGAACGGTCTAGATTTCTACAAGATTGCTTCCGAATTGTTCCAGGCAATTGATAACCAGCACAGACACCCAAAGTTTTCCAAGGAATTGCTAGACCAGGCACTACTGGGGATGAACTTATACCCAGGTCACGTCTCTTTGCAAAACGCTCTCGAGATTGTTAATTGGTCTCCACTGTACACTAAAGACTCCTTTTACTACTTGGCATTTATCTCGTACGCCAAGCTCACTAATGATAAAATTATGATTAAAAAACTTTACGAAGAATACAGAATCTCACTGGTATCAGACATTTCACTTAAGAAGGGCGAATTTGAAGTTTACTCCATGGTTATCTCCGGTCTAGTGGAGACTGGTGAAGTAGAACTTGCCATCAAGTTATTGGACCGAATCATGATCGATGTTAGAGAACAGAATGGCCTCGCTGCAAACGTTTCGTTGATTTTGTCGAACTTCCTAATTTCTGTCAGTAAGATCGATCCTCACAGAGCCTATAAACTTTGGTTCAAATTCCATCAGATAAAGTGGATTCCTGAATTCTCCTACGAGTTCTACCTTGTCCTAATGGCCAACAGTTTCCAAGACTGGAATCTCACGAAAAAGATTTACGACTGCATTTTACCAATGAAGCAgtccttcaagaaagatagAAACAAATTGTCTGACTACTTATTGCATCCAATGGGTGTAGAGTCAGTGATGAGTTCGTTGCTAGATTACgctcttcaattgaaggacAATGAAGTGATAATGAAAATCCTCGAAGAGTCGGTTATAAAGGGATTCAGAGTAAACGCGGGTGTATATTCGTACGTTTTCTCCTACCTAAAAGAGATTCGTTGCCCAGACGATTATTTGCTTAGATTAGTCGAGTCCCATGGATCGGCATTGAGAGATGACAAGGCTTACGCTGATAGCTTCGAATTTTTGAATGCTCTCATCGAGCATTTCCCATCCCAAGTAATCCTCAAGAAAGTCACAGAGATGGAGTTCTTCGCCGATTTGTGCCGCAATCTCAACGTCGCCGATTCAAAATCTGTCAATTTTGGTGGACTCATTGGCTGCATGACCAGCTTGTGGGGTTCACCTCAAACGATTGATAAATACGCGAAGAACATTGAGATTCACGCTATTCTGCTTACCAAACTACTCGATTTCGAAGCTTACTGCATAGTCATGGGAAATGAAATGTTGATAGATTTCAGAGACAAGCTGGTCGATAGGTTTAAAAAGCTAGCAACGAACTACAAGAGACTAAACCTGGATCCAAATCAAGTACCAGGCGTCGTTTCTCaagtggtgaagatggtCGATGTGCCTGAAGAAGTCACCTCATTCTACACGCATCCAGGTGACTGGGATAAGACTTACGCTTTGGCGTTGGGGGGAGCTATCAGGAACTCGACAAGAACAGGCATTAAAGAATTTAGAAGGCTTCAGAGCGAGGGATACTGTTTTGACTTCGATACTTATAAGGAACtcattcatcaaagaacTATTGACGGAGAGATCATTTCCAAGTCTCTTGAGTTATGCCCCAGCAAGGAGGAATTACAATACCTAGCTAATGCGATTGTCGTAAAATGCTTCAACCAATCCTTAGAAGAGTACGTTTTGAAGCACCCATTattcaaagagaaactACTTCCATCACTGAAGGACGAATCTCTATTGCGTTTAGCCAAGAACACCCCATCGATAAGCGAATGGGCCAATGCGGTAGAATTCCCACAAAGGTTTAAGAGCATCGCTGTCCAGGCGGAATTTAAGACTTCTATTCAATACGCTTATGAACGCTTATACCACCAAAAGAGTTACTCAGAGATCTTACATTTCAACAAGGTATGCCCTGCTTTAAATATGGAGATTCTCCTGAAGAGCTGCATAAGATCTGGAGAATACGAGCTGTACCAGCAGctctttgacaaattcaGGGATAGTTTGGGGCCCATAGCCTTGGATATTCAAAGtgaatttttgatcaataaCTATAAAGTAGACGAGGCAGTcaacttgatcaaatctgCTAGCGTAAAGACCCCCCATAAAACGTTGGATATTTATACTTTTGCATTGTTTTTGCAAAGTTTCTCGAAGAATATTACCTATTATGAAAGCCCAGAAAACACTCTGCAATTTGCCAACATTCTGTCAAGCCAGTCATCATTTTCTGGAATGCTGGCCTTGTTTGACGTGGTCTCACACTCTGAATTATTCAACTTTGACAGCAATGTTAAATTTATGGTAAAAAAGGAGATTCTTGAGCAAATGCTCAACAACCTGCATGACGCTTCTGCTCTAGTTGACACCTCTCGCgaagaagtgaagaaagcatTCGCTAAGAAACTACAAAGCTATTTCAGATTCAGAGCTTTTATGAAAATGCCACAATTGAGTAAAGAAGATATCGGCCAGCTCTTGACAATATGGTCCAGAACAGAACCCTTTAATGTTGacactttcttcaataacaTGGTTGAAACGATCTGTTTGAATCCAAACGGAAGAAATCTTTACCTAGAATGCGACATGACATTCCAATTTGAGGGAAAAGATATTCTCGATTTTAATGacactttgaagaagttttatCAATCGGAGAAAGATGACGAGAATGTTGctaaagttgaaaaattcaccaCTTTAACAACAGAACTTCTGAAGATATGA
- the RSC9 gene encoding Rsc9p (similar to Saccharomyces cerevisiae RSC9 (YML127W); ancestral locus Anc_8.866), translating into MYSAHSPTPQGSLGTPVTGPGLGDDSRDDDATNSSMFANLMPISIKVTRNQSSGVTTGATTKSLQYSLANLTVFQNLPRETSRGVDDLTRMKMAIMSGIPEEVKWALKKYLAYSNKAPYMISLKDLPDLLPLFKRFIQDLQPLIEKFDTPLMGDPKSLDLLQTGLNSILILRNLAQDTESVQVLVSDSFIRDFVLDVLQKFERVATFDPNWQVYESNASFFNELIHYVLDIMEAISSYIAPAKKDNLYFQTLLSLFNYTKDRYMVISILRSLSRLLVRSKADEESAADNLDEQTLSKIVSFLIIESDSELMSAALDFLYQYILPGPQRIALLLNDPHRFSTLTAILPKLLTYNIEKPDYAILERTPVQLVKRLRPPAPTVAPDLDKELFEEILAMNEPLRSTTWLRCCFEPVVDSEFTQINLWRAYESKFAQPVRESGRKLLPAVEFIKNVSNAFTDASAMVITDSATGKKRFVMKGIQPRPKPLNIPEGEIAARHPLPPLQSKFLDDAKNIAPARQEKLPEVRFPTKLSEVSKAATTFLCLLSNEPEGPGSDFCKVIKPVVLHKLADVPPLSCALSEYMDNTPGL; encoded by the coding sequence ATGTATTCTGCGCATTCTCCAACCCCGCAGGGTAGTCTCGGTACCCCGGTTACTGGTCCGGGTCTTGGGGACGATTCGAGGGACGACGATGCTACTAATAGTAGTATGTTTGCAAATCTGATGCCAATTTCAATTAAAGTCACTAGAAATCAGTCCAGTGGAGTGACTACTGGGGCTACTACCAAATCTTTGCAATATTCACTTGCTAATTTGAcagttttccaaaatttgcCCAGGGAAACTAGTCGTGGTGTTGACGATTTGACTAGGATGAAGATGGCTATCATGAGTGGGATACCTGAAGAAGTCAAATGGGCTCTGAAAAAGTATTTGGCTTATAGTAACAAGGCCCCTTATATGATCAGTTTAAAAGATTTGCCAGATTTGCTGCCGTTATTCAAACGGTTTATTCAGGATCTACAACcactcattgaaaaattcgataCTCCACTCATGGGTGATCCAAAATCCCTGGATCTTTTGCAAACGGGACTCAACAGTATATTGATTTTAAGAAATCTGGCTCAGGATACGGAATCAGTACAAGTCTTGGTTTCCGATAGTTttatcagagattttgttcttgacgttttgcaaaaatttgAGCGTGTGGCAACGTTTGATCCCAATTGGCAAGTTTATGAGTCCaatgcttctttctttaatgaGCTAATCCATTATGTGCTAGATATAATGGAGGCTATTTCATCATATATCGCTCCTGCGAAAAAGGATAACCTATATTTCCAAACGCTACTATCCCTTTTCAACTATACGAAGGATCGTTACATGGTCATATCCATTTTAAGGTCTCTCTCAAGGCTTCTGGTGAGATCAAAGGCTGACGAAGAGAGTGCCGCCGATAATCTCGATGAGCAAACTTTATCGAAGATTGTATCTTTCCTGATCATCGAAAGCGATTCCGAGTTGATGTCCGCAGCCTTGGATTTCCTTTACCAGTACATTCTGCCTGGTCCGCAGAGAATCGCTTTGTTACTAAATGATCCTCACAGGTTTTCTACTTTGACGGCTATTCTACCGAAACTACTGACATACAACATAGAGAAACCAGATTATGCCATCCTGGAAAGAACTCCCGTTCAATTGGTAAAGAGGTTAAGACCGCCTGCTCCTACCGTGGCTCCCGACCTCGATAAAGAactatttgaagaaatccTGGCAATGAACGAACCGTTAAGATCTACTACGTGGCTCAGATGTTGTTTTGAGCCTGTCGTCGACTCAGAATTCACGCAGATTAATCTATGGCGTGCTTATGAGTCGAAGTTTGCTCAACCTGTTCGTGAGTCCGGTCGAAAACTCCTGCCCGCGGTCgagttcatcaagaacGTTTCCAATGCTTTCACCGACGCCTCTGCAATGGTCATAACAGATTCGGCAACTGGTAAGAAACGATTTGTCATGAAGGGTATTCAACCAAGGCCAAAACCATTAAATATACCTGAAGGTGAAATCGCAGCAAGACATCCGCTCCCACCTTTGCAATCGAAATTTTTAGATGATGCTAAAAACATTGCGCCAGCAAGACAGGAAAAACTACCAGAAGTACGATTTCCAACAAAGCTTTCAGAAGTATCCAAGGCTGCTACGACTTTCTTGTGCTTACTCTCCAATGAACCAGAAGGTCCTGGATCAGATTTTTGTAAAGTTATCAAACCTGTGGTTTTGCATAAACTGGCAGATGTTCCGCCTTTGAGTTGTGCACTTTCTGAGTACATGGATAACACGCCTGGTCTTTAG
- the MSC1 gene encoding double-strand break repair enhancer MSC1 (similar to Saccharomyces cerevisiae MSC1 (YML128C); ancestral locus Anc_8.867) codes for MKFGLVAACALVAGTVVADHHQANFEGWTHNDLKQYVQDHSKRLENLGSKTLEELKEELGESYEKNAQPKPWWQIWPAHKDPYMSRKGPSSAVSDWFFDTWSDSDLQKYLRQNNVKYDAKASKDQLVKAARDSFHDVSKKLGCSGFYLSNEYFQDWDEDDLKAWLKDYDIDYEKIADNKDALLDKVRENIYHASKLAEEKRGDFLKTLDLANKQIVDSAGSIKDDVFNSWSTENLKQWLVYHKVKIDDKVADNRDELLKAAKKQANYLKDDVDWYLNYMKNKSSRFIKKTPEYAASVWDQTMSKLGGLFFHYTDKTGDAINDTFLVGVEDWSRDRLKTYLDLRGVKYHLLSTNNELRRLAVENRNKPLRKLQENYNKLTEGLTYDNMKIRAQDKADKVQDTDAYNTMSSSINSLNKDTQKWANDFTKKWSDSLTSWSVDDLRNYVKSFGVDPSSLTKEDLITQARVKTQLFFGTFNEPWYARWLYKARFFLRHPFSLFA; via the coding sequence ATGAAGTTTGGATTAGTTGCTGCATGTGCACTGGTGGCTGGAACTGTAGTGGCAGACCACCATCAAGCCAATTTCGAAGGTTGGACTCATAATGATTTGAAACAGTATGTGCAGGATCATAGTAAGAGGTTGGAAAATTTAGGGTCAAAGACCttggaagagttgaaggagGAGTTGGGCGAAAGTTACGAGAAAAACGCACAGCCCAAGCCTTGGTGGCAGATTTGGCCGGCTCATAAGGACCCTTATATGAGCAGAAAGGGACCTAGCTCGGCTGTATCCGATTGGTTTTTTGATACGTGGAGTGATTccgatttgcaaaaataCTTGCGTCAGAACAACGTGAAGTACGATGCCAAGGCTTCCAAGGACCAGTTGGTCAAGGCTGCGCGCGATAGTTTCCATGATGTTTCTAAGAAACTAGGATGTTCAGGATTTTACTTATCGAATGAGTACTTCCAGGACTgggatgaagatgatttgaaagcttgGTTGAAGGATTATGACATTGACTACGAAAAGATCGCAGACAATAAGGATGCGCTTTTGGACAAGGTCAGAGAAAACATTTACCATGCTTCGAAGCTTGCTGAGGAGAAGAGGggtgatttcttgaaaaccTTGGACTTGGCTAACAAACAGATTGTTGACAGCGCCGGCAGTATCAAGGATGATGTGTTTAATTCGTGGTCTACTGAAAACTTGAAGCAATGGTTAGTGTACCACAAGGTTAAGATTGACGATAAGGTCGCTGATAACCGCGATGAGTTGCTCAAAGCTGCTAAGAAGCAGGCTAATTACTTGAAGGATGACGTCGACTGGTACTTGAACTAtatgaagaacaaatcgAGCCGTTTTATCAAAAAGACACCCGAATACGCTGCTTCAGTGTGGGATCAAACCATGTCTAAGTTGGGTGGATTGTTTTTCCATTACACAGACAAAACTGGTGATGCAATCAACGATACTTTCCTTGTTGGTGTTGAAGACTGGTCAAGGGACAGATTGAAGACTTACTTGGACCTTCGTGGCGTGAAATACCACTTGCTATCCACAAACAACGAGCTTCGCAGGCTCGCAGTCGAAAACAGAAACAAACCTTTGCGtaaattgcaagaaaacTACAACAAGCTTACTGAGGGTCTCACCTACGATAACATGAAAATTAGGGCACAGGATAAAGCCGATAAGGTTCAGGACACTGACGCTTATAACACCATGTCCAGTAGTATTAATTCCCTAAACAAGGACACTCAAAAATGGGCCAATGATTTCACCAAGAAATGGTCTGACTCCCTCACTTCGTGGTCTGTAGATGACCTCAGGAACTACGTCAAGAGTTTCGGTGTGGACCCATCGAGTCTAACCAAGGAGGATCTAATCACCCAGGCAAGAGTGAAGACCCAGCTTTTCTTCGGTACTTTTAATGAGCCCTGGTACGCAAGATGGTTGTACAAGGCCcgtttcttcttgagacATCCTTTCAGCCTGTTTGCATGA
- the COX14 gene encoding Cox14p (similar to Saccharomyces cerevisiae COX14 (YML129C); ancestral locus Anc_8.868) — protein sequence MSKYAWYTRVTDAAHRLTVLTIVGGSMYMAGGLVYTLYKNGTKYENQVTQKNEEVNQLEGAASSAE from the coding sequence ATGTCTAAATACGCCTGGTATACGAGGGTTACTGATGCGGCCCACCGTTTGACCGTTTTAACCATTGTCGGGGGTTCCATGTACATGGCAGGAGGTCTTGTCTATACGCTGTACAAGAACGGTACCAAATATGAGAACCAAGTAACGCAGAAGAACGAGGAGGTAAACCAGCTAGAGGGAGCTGCATCCTCTGCAGAGTAA
- the TDEL0B00380 gene encoding uncharacterized protein (ancestral locus Anc_8.869), with the protein MGNDGGSINKVTKLQLMISDVGHSAKDDDRNGFLRASQWECCRLSNKKLELPIVSDYKGHLFNKEAILEWLLTPDREDYSQNQIEKFSHIRKLDDVVELRNLSQVSDGEGDFSLRCDYNDTKLGQSASRLVYLVLCGDVLPATSLSISSSRRCPKCDQQYQELDVITINPSAKDALVLEKRMQKIKDTQHHNNSPRKRLKRKRQDDKASRTKKMK; encoded by the exons ATGGGG AATGATGGGGGATCAATCAACAAAGTCACTAAACtgcaattgatgatatcCGATGTCGGTCACAGTGCGAAAGATGACGACCGAAACGGGTTCTTAAGGGCTTCGCAATGGGAATGCTGCCGTTTGTCAAACAAGAAGCTCGAACTACCGATTGTGAGTGACTACAAGGGCCATTTATTTAACAAAGAAGCCATACTTGAATGGTTACTAACACCGGATCGTGAGGATTACAGCCAAAACcagattgaaaagttttcgCACATTCGGAagcttgatgatgttgttgaacTACGAAATCTGAGCCAAGTGAGCGATGGTGAAGGCGATTTTTCATTGCGATGCGATTACAACGATACCAAGTTGGGTCAATCCGCTTCACGATTAGTTTACCTGGTTCTTTGCGGAGATGTCCTACCAGCAACATCATTAAGCATATCTTCCAGCAGACGTTGTCCCAAATGCGATCAACAGTACCAAGAATTAGACGTAATAACTATTAACCCGTCGGCCAAGGATGCTCTGGTACTGGAAAAGAGAATGCAGAAAATAAAAGACACTCAACATCACAACAATAGTCCCAGAAAGAGActgaaaaggaagagacaGGATGACAAAGCCAGTCGAACtaagaagatgaaataA
- the TDEL0B00390 gene encoding uncharacterized protein (ancestral locus Anc_8.870) produces MITGRYGMSRYSYTHTLNTVLTSGSHFYCKIGACRHGDKCSKKHIRPVRSNTIVLYNMLHIPASGLDQSSFEDFYEDVYIEACRFGAVRSMVVCENGNDHLKGNVYLHFEHPNEAQRAMDDFNTRWYDERPIYCDLTHIVDFRDAICRRHDQQACERGDECNFMHIRRPSQGLKIDLERSQTSKSRSLKH; encoded by the coding sequence ATGATAACAGGGAGATATGGTATGTCAAGATATAGCTACACGCACACTCTCAACACAGTACTAACATCTGGAAGTCATTTTTACTGTAAGATAGGCGCCTGTCGCCATGGTGACAAATGCTCCAAGAAACACATTCGTCCCGTACGCTCGAATACCATCGTTCTTTACAACATGTTGCACATCCCAGCTAGCGGACTGGACCAATCCagctttgaagatttctACGAGGACGTATATATCGAAGCGTGTCGCTTCGGAGCCGTACGATCCATGGTCGTTTGTGAGAATGGTAACGACCACCTTAAAGGAAATGTATACCTACACTTTGAGCACCCAAATGAAGCCCAGCGAGCCATGGATGATTTTAACACCCGTTGGTACGACGAAAGACCTATTTACTGCGATTTGACCCATATTGTCGACTTCCGCGATGCCATTTGCAGACGACACGACCAACAGGCATGCGAAAGAGGCGACGAATGCAACTTTATGCATATCCGTAGACCCTCTCAGGGCCTTAAAATCGATCTAGAGAGGTCTCAGACCTCCAAAAGTAGGTCTTTAAAGCATTGA
- the PRE8 gene encoding proteasome core particle subunit alpha 2 (similar to Saccharomyces cerevisiae PRE8 (YML092C); ancestral locus Anc_8.871): protein MADRYSFSLTTFSPNGKLGQIDYAFTAVKQGVTSIGIKATNGVVIASEKKSSSPLALTETLSKVSVITPDIGAVYSGMGPDFRVLVDKSRKVAHTHYKRIYGEYPPTKLLVSEVAKIMQEATQSGGVRPFGVSLLVAGYDEHSGFGLYQVDPSGSYFPWKATAIGRGSTAAKTFLEKRWNAELELEDAIHIVLLTLKESVEGEFNGDTIEIAVVGEENKDLLGYTGVPTDKGPRFRKLTAQEINDRLDAL, encoded by the coding sequence ATGGCTGATAGGtactctttttctttgactACATTTTCCCCCAATGGAAAGCTGGGACAGATCGATTATGCGTTTACTGCAGTGAAACAAGGTGTCACTTCAATTGGTATTAAGGCTACGAATGGTGTTGTGATTGCTtctgagaagaaatcatccTCGCCATTGGCACTTACAGAGACATTGTCCAAAGTTTCTGTAATAACGCCCGATATCGGTGCGGTTTACTCTGGGATGGGCCCCGATTTTAGAGTGCTAGTTGATAAGTCGAGAAAAGTTGCCCATACGCATTACAAGAGGATTTATGGTGAATATCCGCCAACTAAGTTGCTCGTATCTGAAGTAGCCAAGATCATGCAAGAAGCTACGCAGTCGGGAGGTGTGAGGCCGTTTGGAGTATCACTTTTAGTGGCAGGTTATGATGAGCATAGTGGATTTGGACTGTATCAAGTGGACCCATCGGGATCCTATTTCCCTTGGAAAGCTACTGCTATAGGGAGAGGCTCTACTGCGGCAAAAACTTTTCTGGAGAAAAGATGGAATGCAGAGTTGGAGCTCGAAGATGCCATTCACATAGTGCTGCTCACTTTAAAGGAATCTGTCGAGGGAGAGTTTAACGGTGATACAATCGAGATAGCCGTTGTCGGTGAAGAGAACAAGGATTTACTCGGTTACACAGGTGTGCCAACGGATAAAGGTCCAAGATTCAGAAAATTAACCGCACAGGAAATCAACGATAGGTTAGATGCATTATGA